A part of Citrifermentans bremense genomic DNA contains:
- the nspC gene encoding carboxynorspermidine decarboxylase, translating to MTRLAPSPSYVVDLGRLRHNLAILNEVQEKSGAKILLALKAFSMWSVFPIIAKTLHGVCASSPWEARLGMEEFGGEVHSFSAAFKESDVVELLSTSNHLVFNSFNQLERFRPLWEQYAGKVSVGLRVNPGHSEGHTPIYDPAAPKSRLGILRSEFDGKSLQGVEGLHFHTLCEQLFEPLERTARVFEEQFGEFLPRMKWLNLGGGHHITREGYDVEALIKLVRYFREKYDLEVYLEPGEAIAIGTGILVSEVLDVVHNEVDIAVLDVSATCHMPDILEMPYRPEIQGGYDPGEKGHDYRLGGPSCLAGDVIGDWSFDHPLAVGEKLAFLDMSHYTMVKTTTFNGIQHPHICTFEPLTGELKVVRSFGYQDFKSRLS from the coding sequence ATGACGAGGCTTGCCCCATCTCCATCCTACGTGGTGGACCTGGGGCGGCTTCGCCATAACCTGGCCATACTGAACGAGGTACAGGAGAAAAGCGGGGCGAAGATCCTCTTGGCTCTCAAGGCCTTCTCCATGTGGAGCGTCTTCCCGATCATCGCGAAGACGCTTCATGGCGTCTGTGCCAGCTCTCCCTGGGAGGCGCGCCTGGGGATGGAGGAATTCGGCGGCGAGGTGCACAGCTTTTCCGCCGCTTTCAAGGAGAGCGACGTGGTCGAGCTCCTCTCCACCTCCAACCATCTGGTCTTCAACTCCTTCAACCAACTGGAGCGCTTCCGGCCGCTTTGGGAGCAGTACGCCGGGAAGGTCTCGGTGGGGCTCAGGGTGAACCCTGGGCACTCCGAGGGGCACACGCCGATCTACGATCCGGCCGCCCCCAAGTCGCGCCTGGGTATCCTCCGTTCCGAGTTCGACGGGAAGTCGCTGCAGGGGGTGGAGGGGCTTCATTTCCACACGCTCTGCGAGCAGCTCTTCGAGCCGCTGGAACGGACTGCGCGCGTCTTCGAGGAGCAGTTCGGCGAGTTCCTGCCGCGGATGAAATGGCTGAACTTAGGCGGCGGGCACCACATCACCCGGGAGGGTTACGACGTAGAAGCGCTGATCAAGCTGGTGCGCTACTTCAGGGAGAAATACGACCTGGAGGTCTACCTGGAACCGGGGGAGGCGATCGCCATCGGCACCGGGATCCTGGTCTCCGAGGTGCTCGACGTGGTGCACAACGAGGTGGACATCGCTGTCCTCGACGTCTCGGCCACCTGCCACATGCCTGACATCCTGGAGATGCCCTATCGCCCCGAGATCCAGGGGGGGTACGACCCGGGCGAGAAGGGGCACGACTACCGCCTGGGAGGGCCATCGTGTCTCGCCGGCGACGTCATCGGGGACTGGTCCTTCGACCACCCGCTTGCCGTCGGGGAGAAGCTCGCTTTTCTCGACATGTCGCACTACACCATGGTGAAGACTACGACCTTCAACGGGATACAACATCCCCATATCTGTACCTTTGAGCCGCTGACCGGCGAGCTGAAAGTCGTGAGGAGCTTCGGCTACCAGGACTTCAAAAGCCGCCTGTCCTGA
- the speA gene encoding biosynthetic arginine decarboxylase: MAKWTINDSSKIYNIDNWGAELFSINKKGNVCVHPSPNSKYSIDLKVLVDDLIKRKIKPPILLRFMNILEGRIASISRVFKNAISDNNYPAKYQTFYPIKVNQQRQVVEAIANFGKKYNIGLEVGSKPELVAAISMSTGNNLPILCNGYKDTEFIETVLFATRVGYDITIVVEKLFELEKIVEVSKRTGIVPKLGIRVKLSSKGIGKWSTSGGDDAKFGLRISELIAAIEMLKQNDMLDCVKLLHFHVGSQITKIDKIKNALIEGTRIYAEMRKLGVNLEFLDIGGGLGVDYDGSKSSYFSSVNYSLEEYANDVIYQVKNICDDAGVPCPNIISESGRATVAHYSVLVTDVLNNNPQTLMPDFESILTEPEKLSPTVKKLVDIYKSIDKHSLREDYHDTIQLIQESVSLFNLGYLNMAERANAEWICTKIIRKINSIVEKMKPIPDELQNFQLSLRQTYFANFSLFQSIPDSWAIDQLFPIVPIQRLDEKPDVSASIADITCDSDGEITSFVGENGRTKALPLHKIKVDEQYYIGFFLIGAYQEILGDMHNLFGDTNAVHITFNKKTNYKIDTVITGDATWESLKYVQYDSQEILKRVRNNLEKDVSLQKVSIEESSHFLELLDKTLQSYTYLGE, from the coding sequence ATGGCCAAATGGACTATCAACGATTCCTCGAAGATCTACAACATCGACAACTGGGGCGCGGAGCTCTTCTCCATCAACAAGAAGGGGAACGTCTGCGTTCATCCTTCCCCCAACTCCAAGTACTCCATCGATCTCAAGGTGCTGGTTGACGACTTGATCAAGAGGAAGATCAAGCCCCCGATCCTCCTGCGCTTCATGAACATACTGGAAGGGCGCATCGCCTCCATCAGCCGGGTTTTCAAAAACGCCATCAGCGACAACAACTACCCGGCCAAGTACCAGACCTTCTACCCCATCAAGGTGAACCAGCAGCGCCAGGTGGTGGAGGCGATCGCTAACTTCGGCAAGAAGTACAACATCGGCCTCGAGGTCGGCTCCAAGCCGGAACTGGTGGCGGCAATCTCCATGTCGACCGGGAACAACCTCCCCATCCTTTGCAACGGCTACAAGGACACCGAGTTCATCGAGACAGTCCTCTTCGCGACCCGCGTCGGCTACGACATCACCATCGTCGTGGAGAAGCTCTTCGAACTGGAGAAGATCGTCGAGGTCTCCAAACGCACCGGCATCGTGCCGAAGCTCGGCATCCGGGTGAAGCTCTCCTCCAAGGGGATCGGCAAGTGGTCCACCTCCGGCGGCGACGACGCGAAGTTCGGCCTGCGCATCTCCGAGCTGATCGCCGCCATCGAGATGCTCAAGCAAAACGACATGCTCGACTGCGTGAAGCTCCTGCATTTCCACGTCGGGAGCCAGATCACCAAGATCGACAAGATCAAGAACGCCCTGATCGAGGGGACCAGGATCTACGCGGAGATGAGGAAGCTCGGGGTCAACCTGGAATTCCTCGACATCGGCGGCGGCTTGGGGGTCGACTACGACGGCTCCAAGTCGAGCTACTTCTCCAGCGTCAACTACTCGCTCGAGGAGTACGCCAACGACGTCATCTACCAGGTGAAGAACATCTGTGACGACGCAGGCGTCCCCTGCCCGAACATCATCTCCGAGTCCGGGCGCGCCACCGTCGCCCACTACTCGGTGCTCGTCACCGACGTGTTGAACAACAACCCCCAGACACTGATGCCGGACTTCGAGTCGATCCTCACCGAGCCGGAGAAGCTCTCGCCGACGGTTAAAAAGCTGGTCGACATCTACAAGAGCATCGACAAGCATTCGCTGCGCGAGGATTACCACGACACCATCCAGCTGATCCAGGAATCGGTGAGCCTTTTCAACCTGGGCTACCTGAACATGGCCGAGCGCGCCAACGCGGAATGGATCTGCACCAAGATCATCAGGAAGATCAACTCGATCGTGGAAAAGATGAAGCCGATCCCGGACGAGCTGCAGAACTTCCAGTTGAGCCTGAGGCAGACCTACTTCGCCAACTTCTCGCTCTTCCAGTCCATCCCGGACTCCTGGGCCATCGACCAGCTCTTCCCGATCGTCCCGATCCAGCGCCTGGACGAGAAGCCGGACGTTTCGGCCTCCATCGCCGACATCACCTGCGATTCCGACGGCGAGATCACCAGTTTCGTCGGCGAGAACGGCAGGACCAAGGCGCTGCCGCTGCACAAGATCAAGGTGGACGAGCAGTATTACATCGGGTTCTTCCTGATCGGCGCCTACCAGGAGATCCTGGGGGACATGCACAACCTCTTCGGCGATACCAACGCGGTGCACATCACCTTCAACAAGAAGACCAACTACAAGATCGACACGGTCATAACCGGCGACGCCACTTGGGAAAGTCTCAAGTACGTGCAGTACGACAGTCAGGAGATCCTCAAGAGGGTGCGTAACAACCTGGAGAAGGACGTCTCGTTGCAGAAGGTCTCCATCGAGGAGAGCAGCCACTTCCTCGAACTGCTGGACAAGACGCTGCAGTCATACACATACCTGGGAGAATAG
- a CDS encoding GSU3473 family protein, with protein sequence MLIQVAYEDEKYDYVKDFMLDKLIETGAISKFRRSSGWVRVGVDPIRKRTTRSKAMEPVSRSEAETRSETEIRSESYTGIERRAANA encoded by the coding sequence ATGCTCATCCAAGTGGCTTACGAAGACGAGAAGTATGACTACGTCAAAGATTTTATGCTGGACAAGTTGATTGAAACAGGCGCGATCTCCAAGTTCAGACGCAGCTCCGGCTGGGTTCGTGTAGGCGTGGACCCCATCCGCAAGCGCACCACCCGTAGCAAAGCGATGGAACCTGTAAGCAGAAGCGAGGCAGAGACCAGGAGCGAGACTGAGATCAGGAGCGAAAGCTATACCGGAATCGAGAGAAGGGCCGCTAACGCCTGA
- a CDS encoding ferritin-like domain-containing protein: MNVFDFAMKMELQGVAYYQTLADSARIPELKGIFTGLAADEQKHYDLLRGLKEGNNFGMADSTVIQQARSVFTDLIERPGARQEMQDALDAYQSALKVEAESVRLYEDMAKKEEDPVLARLYLTLANEEKSHYNILDNICEYVKRTRDDVPWREPEDSGSS, encoded by the coding sequence ATGAACGTCTTTGACTTCGCCATGAAGATGGAACTGCAGGGAGTGGCCTATTACCAGACCCTGGCCGACTCGGCCCGTATTCCGGAATTGAAGGGAATCTTCACCGGGCTCGCGGCCGACGAACAGAAGCACTACGACCTGTTGCGGGGCCTGAAGGAAGGGAACAACTTTGGAATGGCGGACTCGACCGTCATCCAGCAGGCAAGGAGCGTTTTCACCGACCTTATCGAAAGACCGGGGGCTCGACAGGAGATGCAGGACGCGCTGGACGCGTACCAGTCAGCGCTGAAGGTGGAGGCTGAGAGCGTAAGGCTCTACGAGGATATGGCTAAAAAAGAGGAAGACCCGGTGCTGGCGCGACTTTACCTCACACTGGCCAACGAGGAAAAGAGCCACTACAACATCTTGGACAACATCTGCGAGTATGTGAAGAGAACCAGGGACGACGTGCCTTGGCGGGAGCCCGAGGATAGCGGGAGCAGCTGA
- a CDS encoding YceI family protein, whose translation MNRVFNSFAAIFAAVFLVMVPAFASASTWNIDPEHSSAQFKVRHLMVSHVKGGFGKVSGVVTIDDKDLAKSRVTAIIDTASIDSGVAKRDAHLKSADFLDVEKYPTMTFNSTRIDKKGDGMLRMTGNLTLHGVTRPVVLEVEGPTAQVKDPMGNVRRGASATTKISRKDFGLVWNKALEAGGVAVGDDVDISIEVELILAK comes from the coding sequence ATGAACAGAGTATTCAATTCCTTTGCAGCCATCTTTGCGGCGGTTTTTCTTGTCATGGTCCCGGCCTTTGCTTCTGCATCGACGTGGAACATAGACCCGGAGCACTCAAGCGCCCAGTTCAAGGTACGGCACCTGATGGTCTCTCACGTGAAGGGTGGTTTCGGCAAGGTTTCTGGCGTGGTCACGATTGACGACAAGGACCTCGCGAAATCGCGCGTCACCGCCATAATCGACACAGCCTCCATCGATTCCGGGGTCGCAAAGCGGGATGCGCACCTAAAGAGTGCGGACTTCCTGGACGTGGAGAAGTACCCGACCATGACCTTCAACTCAACCAGGATCGATAAAAAAGGGGACGGCATGCTCAGGATGACCGGCAACCTGACCCTGCATGGTGTGACCCGTCCGGTTGTGCTTGAGGTCGAAGGGCCGACGGCTCAGGTGAAAGACCCAATGGGGAACGTCAGGCGCGGCGCCTCCGCTACCACCAAGATCAGCAGGAAGGATTTCGGGCTGGTCTGGAACAAGGCTCTGGAAGCTGGCGGGGTAGCGGTCGGCGATGACGTCGACATAAGCATCGAGGTGGAACTGATCCTGGCCAAGTGA